In one window of Niallia sp. Man26 DNA:
- the ycaC gene encoding isochorismate family cysteine hydrolase YcaC produces MSDLYSRINKDDAVVLLVDHQTGLMAGLVRDYGVDEFKNNVLALARTAEFFELPVILTTSFENGPNGPLMQELVDLFPNAPKIARPGQINAWDNDDFVKAIEESGKKQLIIAGVVTDVCVAFPALSAINAGYEVFAVTDASGTFNKQVADAANTRMAHNGVQLMNWFSVACELQRDWRNDVEGFGNLLASNLPGYQNVIGSYMGAQRDLSKQNA; encoded by the coding sequence CACCAAACTGGCCTGATGGCTGGACTCGTTCGTGACTATGGTGTTGATGAATTCAAAAATAATGTTTTAGCTCTTGCTCGCACTGCTGAGTTCTTTGAATTACCAGTTATTTTAACAACAAGCTTTGAAAACGGACCTAATGGACCTCTTATGCAGGAATTGGTTGATCTGTTTCCTAACGCACCAAAAATAGCACGCCCTGGACAAATTAACGCATGGGATAATGATGATTTCGTTAAGGCAATCGAAGAATCTGGCAAAAAACAACTTATCATCGCAGGCGTAGTTACAGATGTTTGTGTTGCTTTCCCAGCACTTTCCGCTATTAATGCTGGATATGAAGTATTTGCTGTTACTGATGCTTCAGGGACTTTCAACAAACAAGTTGCAGATGCAGCCAATACCCGTATGGCACATAATGGCGTGCAACTTATGAACTGGTTTAGCGTAGCATGCGAATTACAACGTGATTGGCGCAACGATGTTGAAGGATTTGGGAATTTACTTGCTAGTAATCTCCCAGGCTATCAAAATGTAATTGGAAGCTATATGGGTGCACAGCGAGATCTTAGTAAACAAAATGCATAG
- a CDS encoding SDR family NAD(P)-dependent oxidoreductase has translation MSQDKVAIVTGGGSGLGQAVALKLADSGVSITVVDISERAGKETVSLIEEKGARAIFVQADVSKAEDVKKYVDKTVEEFGTIDMFYNNAGISGPGVKFVDNTIEQIQQVVGINLLGALYGIKYVTEVMLKNGGGSIVNTSSTAGVVGQATVGTYSATKHGIVGITKTIAAEYAEQGIRCNAVAPGTIETPMVKEYREKNPENVKAVVEAIPQKRLGNPEEVAELVTFLLGDTANYINGTVVSIDGGFTSI, from the coding sequence ATGAGTCAAGATAAAGTAGCTATTGTAACTGGTGGCGGTAGCGGGTTAGGTCAAGCGGTAGCATTAAAATTAGCAGATTCAGGTGTGTCTATTACGGTTGTGGACATTTCAGAAAGAGCAGGAAAAGAAACAGTAAGCTTAATTGAAGAAAAAGGAGCAAGAGCAATCTTTGTCCAAGCTGATGTAAGCAAGGCAGAGGATGTTAAAAAATATGTAGATAAAACAGTAGAAGAATTTGGCACAATTGATATGTTCTATAATAATGCAGGTATTTCCGGCCCAGGGGTAAAATTCGTGGATAATACTATTGAACAAATCCAACAAGTGGTTGGTATTAATCTATTAGGTGCATTATACGGAATTAAATATGTAACAGAAGTGATGCTTAAAAACGGTGGCGGTTCGATTGTTAATACTTCGTCTACTGCAGGAGTAGTAGGACAAGCTACTGTTGGTACGTATTCTGCGACAAAGCACGGCATTGTCGGTATTACTAAAACAATTGCTGCGGAATATGCAGAGCAAGGTATTCGCTGTAACGCTGTTGCACCTGGCACGATTGAAACACCTATGGTAAAAGAATACCGAGAAAAGAATCCTGAAAATGTTAAAGCGGTTGTAGAAGCCATCCCGCAGAAACGTCTTGGAAATCCTGAAGAAGTGGCAGAACTAGTTACTTTCTTGCTGGGGGATACAGCTAACTATATTAACGGAACAGTAGTATCTATAGACGGTGGCTTTACTTCCATTTAA